The following is a genomic window from Solanum lycopersicum chromosome 6, SLM_r2.1.
ATAATTAACTAAAACAATAACTGTAATGactaattaactagtatatatTTACCTAACTACGTAATTTTCCccattaaaaacaaaaacagtgctaacaaatatattaatttataattaatagtagTGATTGATCACCACGTTATTTTTAGCATTTTGGGGTCATAAAATagaatttcataattattgGTGATTTTATGTGTATTAGACTCTTTATCTGTGTGTTAATActtgttgattttttaaaatttaatggaCTTGAAAAAATGACATAATGATTAGATATtctatgacaaaaaaaaatgattttcttggAATTTTGAGGTCATAAAACACGAATTCACCAAATACTTTTAATATGCAAACCGAAATGTTTATAAGATAATTTTGCCAgtcttatattaaaaaaaatattgtaaatcttCAGGAAAATACGTTCAGAGAATAATAAgaccttaatataatataattgtatctctgaaatttcgaaTATAGATTGAGGGGTACTCGTGCATGGTTAACATCAGAAGTTATGTTtcatttgaataaaatattgaaatcaaCAGATACAttgtaatttttctttctttgtccctttcaataatattatttattttgttggtCTTTCCACCTGTGAATCTATCCAAGAATGCAAAATCCTCACTTGGAGGGAGTGAAAACacttcttttaatttaatattaagatttgaaaagaaactttgaTGAAGACTTTATTAGTGACAAACTAAGcatttttagaataataaaaaattgtggTCCTGGATTCTAGGGtttcaaaaatgaaaactttGATGATGCCATTTTACATGCCTAGTTGGCTTGTTGATACTTTTGTTTTAGTTTGTCAACTTTTATTTTGTGTCTGCGTCAGCTTATGtgcattttgattattttatttagtatgtGCTATATTTCTTATCAGCAAGAGCAACAAGTAACTCTCAtgacaattaatatttttaaacggatgaaaaagaaaatcactTAACCCTTTTATATCTTTGCTAAAATTTGACATCCTAATTTctcataaattttattcattttattaatagCTAGATCACACCTTTTAATGTATGTCTCATCTAGTTTTATCAGCTTAGGAAGGATATACagaaaatgaacaataaaaagaAAGGACACATGAACTCAACATCAACAAAATTATGACCAACTAGAAATGCAAGTtaaattattcatcaaaacaCAAAAGTAGACTAACATTTCATAGTGTATATatcataacttaaaaataagtaTTAAAGGTCTCATGTTCGAGCCTTATTAGGAATAGACTAACCTCCCATAGAGGAAGTATTTCTCCGATCCTATGCAGCGAGAATCCAAATTAATAGGGTCAGTAGGTTTCACACACAAGATGGTTAAAcccaaagaaaaaagagaagaagaagcctaaaagatagaagaaaaacaagtttTTTTCATGACAATTCGTCTAGACCAGAAACTCCTGGTAAATAGCGTTTACCCTTAGTGGACTTCACATGGAGCAAATCCAAATTACTCAGACTAGTAAATTTCACATATTGAACggttaaataaagaagaaaaaaaagagaagaagaagccTAATAAGGCCTTGTAGGGAGAAAATTGTTTTCCCCCTTATGATCCATGATGGTGATTTTGAATGGAATTGTAGATCCCCTTTGTGTTAATTCATCATCATCTCTTCCCCTTTGATCTTCAATATTATTTCCAAGTCCAACAcctttactttgattaattctTTCACCTTCTAACTCTCTATACTTGTGCAAATACCTCTTCAATGGCTCAACATAATCATCAAAACCTAAACTTCCCAAAGCCCAACAAATATCATCACCATTCAAAGTCTTCCTCTTCTCATTGTGACACTTATCAGATGCTTCACCAGTCACAAAGCTAATAAACTCACTAACACATTCTTGCATAGTCTCTTTGGCTTCTTTTGAAATCTTAGCATTTGGTGGAAGAATTTGCTTCATAATTCTCCCAACATTTGCTATTGGCAACAACCTATCTTGCTCCTTATAAATCAATCCATCTTCACTAATTGAATTGTAATTAGAGCTTTCTCTATCATATTTAGACCTTaatatgttgatattattatcaaccatttttttttcttttctttctataaGAAGAAACCTATAAGTACTTTGCTCCATTATGTGTAGGGTTTGTTTCTTTATAAGCACACATCcctaattttattatgtttaaacaaatcgttttaatttttatatactgACAGCGTAAACTATTTACATGTTGACGTGTGCTAATGATGtattcttttatattgtttgtgtatataagttaaattaattgattCCTTAATAATTATATTGGAGTCGTGCAAAAGTTTAAAACTTGTGATGTATATCAGAGTTGTACAAAAGTTAAAACTTTATGATATTGCTGagagatataaaatttaaatagcaTCTATATGAAATGTAATGGCAGGCAGATTCTCGATATTGGTACAAAGTTAggtaatatttcttatatgagTATGTTTTTCAAGGATGCTAAAGATGATTTTCTAGACTTTGTTATGTGTGTATATAATATTGCTTCATCAATTAGTGATTATATGGTCCCCTCCCCCTTCCCTCTTCTAATTACTTGCTAATTAATCTTTTAAGTTGAAACACTATAGTTTGATAACCTACTTTCTTAAGTAGGTCTTGACAGGAAATTGTCACTTTGTTTTCCAAGAAACAAGGGAGGCTATAAATTATATAGGTTTAGCTAGATGGCATCCATGTGTTTGAATGTGGCAGGTAAAgttgtttaaattaataaaaaattgacacTAATTATTGGTGTTGATTTAGTGAGTTAATTACTATCTCTTTaattaacccaaaaaaaaaaactaatcacTCTCTCCCCTTCCTTATATTACTATCTCCTTCTCATGTTAGATGGACATCTTaccaataaatatttatctcaTATTACTTGATTACTtaataaattagaataaaataaattattttttttcatcccTACAATCAATATGCCTTTGAAAGTTTCAACAAATTTTGAAgattcaaaatttcttttttcaaaaggCTAATTAATATGAACAAAGAACAAAATAGTAACGTAAATCAAtctattaatgatttttaataaCTGTATAGAATAGAAAATGCTCGTCTAATATAGGACAGAGAGAGTATTTGTCAAGTTTTTGCTTTTTGAGAGTCAAACTACAAAAATTTTGACCAATATCtcaagatgaattttttttaatcatattgaaattagaagaaatgcaacttataatatattttgtataatttttaagtatctaaattttaaatattaaatagtattATAATTCAACTTATCTTTAGAATTAGTGAAAATGACtctaataaagaaaaatcatgacaagtaaaaataaatatagtatataAGTAAGAATTATTACTATAGTTGCCATCTAAATTACTCTTTCAAAAAACTTCAACCTCTGTCTCCATTAGATAATTCCAGTTccatttcttattcttttttcttcccATTTTTGACTTGATTTATATTTGcatcaatattaatatttaactcTTTCTGGCCATCGATTAACCTTATTTACTCagaaaaaaatcacaattgGGAGTACTACCCAACTAAAGAAAGATAAGAATTATCAAATTCTTGTTATTTTCAATGGGttgtttatcatatttttttaatgtaatgtCACTTTGGATACGACAAGCTATATCActcgaaaaaaatatgaataacaCACTATTATCGCATGTATTACATGTAAAACTATCTGAACTTCAATGATATGGAACTTCTTGTTCGTAAAAAATGTATACAACTTAAATAATTgtgaaaagattaaaatataaataaatagtaaagagaatgagctaaagaagaaagaagaaaaagatctCGTTGATTTGATCTGAAAAATTGTTATCTTCTGTTTACAATGAGCTATTCTATATATACAATCTACACGTTATTAGTATGCACTAACTAAATAACAACCTTGTGGACCCTACTAGCTAACTAACTTTCCTACTAatcaacataattaattaactaattacataAGGAACTATTTAACCAATTCCTTCACTCTCCCTCAAGCTTGATCTATTGAGCAAGTTCAAGAATCCAAGCTTGGCAACAAGTGCTTCATGTTGTGATCTTCCAAGTGCTTTTGTTAATAAATCTGCTTGTTGTTCCTTAGTATGGATGTAATTTGTCTTGATGAATCTTGCTTGAATCTTCTATCGGATGAAATGACAGTCTATTTCAATATGTTTAGTACGCTCATGGAATACAGGATTAGCAGCAATTTGTATAGCTGTTTTATTGTCACAATAAATGTTGGCTGGTCCTAACAATTTAACCCCCAATTCTTGAAACAAATTTGTAACCCAAACTATCTCTGTAGTCAGTGCTGCTAGACTTCTATACTCTGCCTCTGCAGAACTTCTGgaaattgtattttgttttttagacTTCCACGAGATCAAGGAGTCACcaaacttcaaaataaaattagtaacaGATCTTCTTGTATTTGGACAAGTTGCCCAGTCTGCATCACAGAACCATGTAAGTTGAGGCTTTTGATTTGAACTCAACAATAACCCCTTACCTGGATCACCTTTAATATATCTTACTACTCTTAAAGTTGCATCCCAATGTGAAACCTTTGGTTTCTGCATAAACTGACTCAAAGATTGTACTGCAAATGCTATAACTGGCCTTATGTTAGTAAGGTATAATAACTTGCCAATCAGTCTTTCATATCTGTTTACATCTTCACACAAATCATCATGTAAATCAACACTTTGGTCATACTCCACACTAGTCATCTTCATGTTACATTCTAGTGGTGTAGGAGCTGGTTTAGCAGCTGATAATCCTACCTAAGATATCAACTCAAggaatattttctttgattcatcattttccctttatttgaTCTAAGAAATTCAATGCCCAAGAAATACTTAAGCTCTCCTAAGTCTTTAATCTTGAAGTGAACATGTAATACATATTTGGTCTCTTctatcaattcaacatcatcCCTGTAATCAACAGGTCATCCAcatatactaaaataataacCAGCTTAGATCCTCTCCTTTTAGTAAATAAGGAGTAATCTAGATGACTCTGAGTATATCCAGAATCACAAAGTGCAGTTGTGAGCTTTGCATTCCATTGTCTAGAAGCTTGTTTGAGTCCATAAACAGACCTAATCAGCTTGCAAACAACATTCTTCCTATGTGGTTGAAATCCTTTATGCAATTCCATATACACTTCTTCAAACAAATCACCTTGTAAGAAACCATTGTAAACATCCATTTGGTAAATAATCCAATGTTCAGAAGCAGCTAATGAGATTATAGATCTAACTGTAACCATCTTCACCACTGGTGAAAATGTCTCTTGATAATCAATTCCGTCAGTCTGATTATATCCTTTAATTACCAGTCGTGCCTTAAATCTGTCAATTTGCCCATCAGCTTGATACTTAATCTTAAAAACCCATTTACATCCAATAACAGGCTTGTGTGTTGGCATGTTTACTAACTTCCAAGTTCCATTATCCTCCAGTACCTTGATTTCTACTTTCATTGCATCTACCACCTTTGATCCTTAATTGCATCTTCATAACTCCTTGGTTCAATCTCTGTGGAAAATTTGGACAAATATGCAGCATAAGATGGTGaaatatgatgatatgagacATAATTTCCAATTGTATAAAGTTGGTTTGGATCTGATACTTGCTTCACATAGTCCTTCATACATATAAGTGGATGTGATCTCCTAAGTGACTGTCTAATCCCTCCTTCTGTATTGACTCCTTCTACATTAATATTATGATCAACATGATCATTTCCTTCAACTGAATTCCCTCCTTCTGCTGCAACATTATGATCAACCTGATCATTCCCTTCAACTATGGTCATGTTCTGTACGATATTAGGCAATATCTCCTCATGTGGGAACTGATGAGTTGTTTCGTGGAACTCATCATCATGAAGTGTCTGATCATTAACTGAAAATAGGGGTAACTGTTTGTTACTGATCTGTTCATAAGgaaatatattttccttaaaaacaACATCTCGACTAATCAACATCCTTTTCTGActcaaattatataatatgtatCCTTTCTGAGCAGTTGCATAGCCCAAGAAAATACAAGCATCTGCTCTTGGGGAAAATTTGTCAATTTTAGGCAATCTTGTTGCATAGCACAAACAACCTAAGATCTTCAAACGATCCAGCTTAGCTTTCACCTTATGAAAAAGTTCATAAGGTGTCTTTTCCTTCAGTATTGTTGTTGGCAACCTGTTTATCAAATACACAGCTGCAAGAACACATTCTCCCCAGAACCTAAGAAGAATGTGTCCATGAAATCTGAGTGCTCTAGATAATTCAAGAACATGTCTATGTTTCCTCTCTGccactccattttgttgtggagtgTATGGACAACTACTTTCCTGAACTATCCCTTGTTTACTAAACAATTCAGTGCATTCTTTGTTGAAAAATTCAGTTTCATTATCAGATCATACCCTTTTTACTTGTTTCTTAAATAGAGTTTGAACCAATGAAAGAAATGATTGTAAGATATGAAACACATCACTCTTAAATTTAAGCAAATACACCCATGTCATTCGAGAATTATCATCAACAATTGTCAAGAAGAACCTATAACCATTGTGAGTTATCACTTTgtatggtccccaaacatctaagtgaatcaaataaaaaatagaagcaCTTCTAAAGCTTAAGCTGAAAGGAAATCTGGTTTGTTTTGCTAATGGACACACAGGACATTTATTACAAGAATCATCTAAATCAGTTGAAGATAATGGCAATTGTTTCAACACCTTGGCAGAAGGATGATCTAACTTGTTATGCCATAACAATCTACTATCAAGTTTTCCATCTTGTGCCATCAGTAACATCTCATTTGCTGTGTTTTCTCCATGTGTTGGTTGATTTGAAAAGTAATATAATCCATTCAACTCCTTACCAATCCCCTTCACCCTCGCATTTGAGAGGTCCTGGAAAATAACAAACTCAGGAAAAAAATTTACTGAGCAATTTAATTGTTCGGTTATTTGAGTTACAGAGAGTAGATCACAATTAAAGTCTGGAACCACCAAGACATTTTTTAGTGTTTCGCCAGTGTTTATGTCACAATTCCCAGTATGTGTTACTGTAGTAGTCTCTCCATTTGGTAGATATACTTTTCTACCTATGCAATTCCTACTATGAGTTAATCTTCCTAGATTAGAAGTCATGTGACACGTAGCCCCTAAGTCAATTATCCATCTTCTTTTTAATCTTCCTAGCTTAGAAGTTATGTGACACGTAGCCCCTAAGTTAATTATCCAtcttcttttttcatcattcaaAAAAAAGCTTGAGTAATTGAACTCATTCCTGGCATAGCTACATTTGCCACAATGTTATCAGCTGCTTGTCCTTCTTCTTTCTCCAGCATATGCATAATTCTTTGGTATTGCCTTTGAGTGAAATTAGGATGAGTTCCCAAGACTCCTGATCCAGATGCATTATTATTAGAATCCTACTCATATCTTGCATTACTCAAGGCTCTTAAACCAAATACATCAGAATCCTTCTCATATCTAACTTGGGTAGCTAGAGGTTTGTCATTGATCTGTGATCCCTACATCTGACCAGTTCCTCCCAAATCAACTCCTGAtccattcttcttcttaaaCTTCCAATCGGGTGGATATCCATTCAATTT
Proteins encoded in this region:
- the LOC101256092 gene encoding nuclear transcription factor Y subunit B-4-like codes for the protein MEQSTYRFLLIERKEKKMVDNNINILRSKYDRESSNYNSISEDGLIYKEQDRLLPIANVGRIMKQILPPNAKISKEAKETMQECVSEFISFVTGEASDKCHNEKRKTLNGDDICWALGSLGFDDYVEPLKRYLHKYRELEGERINQSKGVGLGNNIEDQRGRDDDELTQRGSTIPFKITIMDHKGENNFLPTRPY